Below is a genomic region from Mycolicibacter hiberniae.
CGATACTGGACATCGGCGCCACCCTGGAGCGGCTGGAGACGCTGGGTGTGGGCGTGATCGGCTACCGGACCGACCGGTTTCCGGCCTTCTACCTGGCCGACTCCGGCCACCGGATCGACTGGCAGGTAGGCGATCCCGAGCAGGTGGCCGCTGTGCTGCACGCCCGCAGCCGGCTGGGCACCGAAGGCTACGGCCTGGTGCTGGCGAACCCGATCGCCCGCGAGGCCGAACTCGACTGCGCGCTACACGATCGGGTGCTGGCCGAGGGCCTGGCCGCCGCCGAGGCGCAGGGCGTCCGCGGCAAAGACGTCACGCCGTTTCTGCTCGAGCACTTTCACCAGGCAACTCAGGGCGCATCGGTGGACGCCAATGTCGCTCTGGTACTGGCCAATGCGCGCCTGGCGGGGCAGGTGGCCGTCGCCTACGCGGGCCGCTGAGCCCCGCGGCGCTCAGCGGCTCCGCACCCTGGCGATACACATCTCGGGCTCGACGAACGGCTCCAACTGCGCGCTGCCGCCGGGAGCTCCCTCGGCGTTGAGCAACCCCCGCAGCAGGCCCAGGTGCATGGCGCAGCTGACCTCGGGGTGCGACTGGGCCAAGTCGCGAACCGGGCATCCGGAGAGCAGGATCGTGCGCCGGCCCGGGTCGCCGTCAGCGCCCGGCGCCGGCGCCGCGAGTTCCGCACCGAAACCCATGCGCGCAAAGATTCCGGTGATCCGCTCGGCGCAGTCGCCGATGCCCGAGGCCGGACCCGACCCGTTCGACGTGGGGTCGTGTGAGTCCAGAATGCGGTCCGCCCAGCGGC
It encodes:
- a CDS encoding helix-turn-helix transcriptional regulator, with amino-acid sequence MHDESGQRRGTHRSQRLPRNQQRERVLRLVGAASGAVDAAELAERMHLHVTTVRFHLDALCDDGAVARTRIKRDGVGRPRTGYVAVRDRLDYRSLAEILAMELGETVEERRVRAERAGRRWADRILDSHDPTSNGSGPASGIGDCAERITGIFARMGFGAELAAPAPGADGDPGRRTILLSGCPVRDLAQSHPEVSCAMHLGLLRGLLNAEGAPGGSAQLEPFVEPEMCIARVRSR